Proteins co-encoded in one Arachis hypogaea cultivar Tifrunner chromosome 13, arahy.Tifrunner.gnm2.J5K5, whole genome shotgun sequence genomic window:
- the LOC112736395 gene encoding uncharacterized protein isoform X1, with translation MMSEAPFRPREKLFEQQKYYQNVHKYTHLKGPYDKITSVAIPLFLAGTSIFMIGRGIYNMSHGIGKKA, from the exons AT GATGTCGGAAGCACCATTTAGACCACGTGAAAAGCTTTTCGAGCAGCAAAAATATTACCAGAATGTTCACAAGTACACACACTTGAAAGGACCATATGATAAGATTACATCTGTTGCAATACCGCTTTTTCTGGCAGGAACTTCAATTTTCATGATT GGACGAGGGATCTATAATATGTCACATGGAATTGGGAAGAAAGCATGA
- the LOC112736395 gene encoding uncharacterized protein isoform X2, giving the protein MSEAPFRPREKLFEQQKYYQNVHKYTHLKGPYDKITSVAIPLFLAGTSIFMIGRGIYNMSHGIGKKA; this is encoded by the exons ATGTCGGAAGCACCATTTAGACCACGTGAAAAGCTTTTCGAGCAGCAAAAATATTACCAGAATGTTCACAAGTACACACACTTGAAAGGACCATATGATAAGATTACATCTGTTGCAATACCGCTTTTTCTGGCAGGAACTTCAATTTTCATGATT GGACGAGGGATCTATAATATGTCACATGGAATTGGGAAGAAAGCATGA
- the LOC112736394 gene encoding uncharacterized protein, which yields MASTPKQSYEQQPLNAQQRARNSGMINSSQSPTGDEREEEMSRSALAMFRAKEEEIERKKMEVRDKVHTYLGKVEEETKRLAEIREELESLTDPLRKDVAVIRKRIDIINKELKPLGQTCQKKEREYKDALEAFNEKNREKTQLVTKLMELVTESEKLRMKKLEELSKNVDSLH from the exons ATGGCATCAACACCAAAACAGTCTTATGAACAGCAGCCACTGAATGCGCAGCAGCGAGCTAGGAACTCGGGGATGATCAACTCTAGCCAGAGTCCAACAGGGGATGAGAGGGAAGAGGAGATGTCGAGATCAGCCTTGGCGATGTTTCGAGCCAAGGAAGAAGAGATTGaaaggaagaaaatggaggtgaggGATAAGGTTCATACTTATCTGGGAAAAGTTGAAGAAGAAACAAAGCGCTTGGCTGAGATTAGAGAA GAGCTTGAGTCTCTCACAGATCCATTGAGGAAAGATGTTGCAGTAATTCGCAAGAGGATAGACATTATTAACAAAGAGTTAAAGCCACTGGGTCAGACCTGCCAAAAAAAG GAGAGAGAATACAAGGATGCCCTTGAAGCTTTCAATGAGAAAAACAGAGAAAAGACTCAACTAGTTACAAAATTGATGGAG CTGGTGACTGAAAGTGAGAAGTTGAGGATGAAGAAGCTTGAAGAGCTAAGCAAAAACGTAGATAGCCTCCATTGA
- the LOC112736396 gene encoding tRNA dimethylallyltransferase 2 translates to MNNRDSETSNPIDGGTKKPKVVVITGPTASGKSKLAVDLASHFPIEVINADSMQVYCGLDVLTNKLPLSQHKGVPHHLLGTVNPNVEFTAKVFRDSAIPIIDEILARNHLPVIVGGTNYYIQALVSPFLLDDLADYMNEGCYGDPSGATRSDMSFPADNDNSSNGYDLLKEIDPVAANRIHPNNHRKINQYINLYSRTGVVPSKVFQGKAAEKWGQVDNLKYDCCFICVDASLPVLDKYVEQRVDCMMDAGLLNEVYDVYNVNADYTRGLRQAIGVREFEPLLRSCLVEDIYKREKELLNGSRIEKGLKLFDGNLMGWLKSSSDTNTIILLEEAIEKVKVNTRRLVRRQKRMLNRLQTLFGWNIHFVDSTESISSKSEDVWTDQVVESATKVVSSFLCENGSLSSTCGMSNDTNVKINQRDLWTRYICKACGDRVLRGLHEWEQHKKGRGHRKRISSLKSKAQSLGTLDKTFDYYECK, encoded by the exons ATGAATAACAGAGACAGTGAAACTTCAAACCCTATCGATGGCGGAACAAAGAAGCCCAAGGTGGTTGTTATTACGGGCCCCACCGCCTCCGGCAAGTCCAAGCTCGCCGTCGATCTGGCCTCACACTTTCCCATTGAAGTCATCAACGCCGACTCCATGCAAGTCTACTGTGGTCTCGACGTCCTCACCAACAAACTCCCTCTCTCCCAACACAAAG GGGTGCCGCACCATCTCTTAGGTACCGTAAACCCAAACGTTGAATTTACAGCTAAAGTGTTTAGGGATTCTGCTATTCCG atCATAGATGAAATACTAGCTCGCAATCACTTGCCTGTTATAGTTGGGGGTACAAATTACTATATCCAG GCTCTTGTGAGTCCATTTCTCCTAGACGATTTGGCAGATTATATGAACGAAGGCTGTTATGGTGATCCATCTG GTGCCACACGGTCTGATATGAGTTTCCCCGCCGATAATGACAATTCAAGTAATGGTTATGACCTGCTTAAAGAGATCGATCCAGTTGCTGCAAATAGAATCCATCCAAATAACCATAGAAAG ATCAATCAATATATTAATTTGTATTCACGTACTGGTGTTGTTCCTAGCAAAGTATTCCAAGGAAAAGCAGCAGAG AAGTGGGGTCAAGTTGATAACTTAAAATATGATTGCTGTTTTATATGTGTGGATGCATCTCTCCCTGTGCTGGACAAATATGTTGAGCAGAGGGTAGACTGTATGATGGATGCTGGATTACTCAATGAAGTCTATGATGTTTACAACGTGAATGCAGATTATACTAGAGGATTGCGGCAAGCCATTGGTGTCCGAGAATTTGAGCCACTTCTTAGAAGTTGCCTTGTTGAAGACATCTATAAAAGAGAGAAGGAACTGTTAAACGGTTCCAGAATAGAAAAGGGTTTGAAATTGTTTGATGGTAACCTGATGGGGTGGTTGAAATCTTCCTCTGATACTAATACCATAATTCTTTTAGAAGAAGCAATAGAAAAAGTGAAGGTTAATACCCGGAGACTTGTTCGACGACag AAGAGGATGCTCAATAGACTGCAAACACTATTTGGTTGGAACATACATTTTGTTGATTCCACAGAGTCAATATCAA GCAAATCAGAGGATGTATGGACTGACCAAGTGGTTGAGTCAGCTACAAAGGTAGTTAGTTCCTTCTTGTGTGAGAATGGAAGCTTGTCATCTACTTGTGGCATGTCAAATGACACCAACGTGAAAATTAATCAAAGGGACCTCTGGACTCGATACATATGCAAG GCCTGTGGAGACAGGGTGCTAAGAGGATTACATGAATGGGAACAACACAAAAAGGGTCGTGGCCACAGGAAACGTATTTCTAGTCTCAAGAGCAAGGCACAAAGTCTTGGTACCTTAGACAAAACGTTTGATTACTATGAATGCAAATAG
- the LOC112736400 gene encoding uncharacterized protein, producing MRDIVSCFSENAVNVSNYTSCSSSYASINNPCIINQTTLSSSSPSIQNSVSSVYKLVLSTLKQLLFTVTWCRSHSNQGLTISFGSNEVHDPSSAPPTFRLNTNSRFFRKKKGSKLIELCDESSSKIEVFWDLSNARYESGPEPVEGFYLVIVVDSEVGLVLGGDAAEEFTSKKLKSNSMVTKTSLLSRREHCSGTTQYTTKAQFCETGTFHDVLIRCTMENEEGVHSKNHHHHHPHPHPVLSVCIDKKTVIRVKRLQWNFRGNQTIFVDGLLVDLLWDVHDWFFNPNANAGSGYAVFMFRTRSGLDSRLWLEEKTPHKDKDRIEFSLLIYACKTS from the exons ATGAGGGACATAGTATCTTGTTTCAGTGAAAACGCAGTGAATGTGTCTAATTACACTTCATGTTCTTCAAGCTACGCATCAATCAACAACCCTTGCATCATTAACCAAACAACACTTTCTTCTTCATCACCTTCAATCCAAAACTCAGTTTCCAGTGTCTACAAATTGGTCCTCTCCACCTTGAAGCAGCTCTTGTTCACTGTCACATGGTGCAGAAGCCACTCCAACCAAGGACTCACCATAAGCTTCG GTAGTAATGAGGTTCATGACCCTTCATCAGCACCACCAACGTTTAGGCTCAACACAAATTCAAGGTTCTttaggaagaagaaaggaagcaAATTGATTGAGTTATGTGATGAATCATCATCGAAGATTGAAGTGTTTTGGGACCTGTCAAATGCAAGATATGAATCTGGGCCTGAACCAGTTGAAGGTTTCTATTTGGTGATCGTTGTTGACTCAGAAGTAGGCCTAGTCCTCGGCGGCGACGCGGCGGAGGAATTCACCTCAAAAAAGCTCAAATCGAACTCCATGGTAACGAAAACATCGCTGCTATCAAGGAGAGAGCATTGTTCAGGGACAACACAGTACACAACAAAGGCTCAATTCTGTGAAACTGGAACATTTCATGATGTGTTGATAAGGTGCACCATGGAGAATGAAGAAGGGGTGCACAGTAagaatcaccaccaccaccatcctcACCCTCACCCTGTTCTCTCTGTTTGCATTGATAAGAAGACAGTGATCCGCGTGAAGAGGCTTCAGTGGAATTTCAGAGGAAACCAAACAATTTTTGTTGATGGGTTGCTTGTGGATTTGCTTTGGGATGTTCATGATTGGTTCTTCAATCCGAATGCAAATGCAGGTTCTGGTTATGCAGTGTTTATGTTCAGAACAAGAAGTGGCTTAGATAGCAGGTTGTGGTTAGAAGAGAAGACACCACACAAAGATAAAGACAGAATTGAATTCTCCTTGTTGATCTATGCCTGTAAGACCTCATAA
- the LOC112736401 gene encoding 2-carboxy-D-arabinitol-1-phosphatase isoform X2 — translation MLCKVSLSYGYGFLQFVTAHLILDVFLNMKCEQFSNRHLLESCDKRFRVVFGFCSPLERSKRTAEIIWGGRKESIIPEYELREIDLYSFQGLLKNEGKERYGSAYRQWQLDAANFIIDGHYPVRELWERARNCWTKILAHDSRSVLVVAHNAVNQALVATAIGLGVEYFRCLLQSNCGVSVLDFIPRPEGGSPDICLDRLNQTPGSPVAGGKSGGRDTNKRIILVCNGSTQGNTENSFPFAGDQPMNMLGVIQSQKSAELLLDLKVSSIISSPNKACFETAMTISKVQEAADCLGADCVPRYVELKQIGNLDVETIFQQSKMDLSNFPPIQPGWLNRIDDGLRTTLWDQSGKAWQSLLDEISDESSEGVLVAVAHPAIHIALMGHCLNLTKEWLGSFHLDEGSVSVLDFPDGPKGRGVIRCINYTAHLGRWSIPITRSTEDGEEF, via the exons ATGCTTTGCAAGGTATCACTTAGTTACGGTTACGGATTCCTTCAATTTGTTACAG CTCACTTGATATTGGATGTATTTCTCAACATGAAATGTGAACAATTTAGCAATCGTCATTTGCTTGAGAGCTGTGATAAAAGGTTTAGAGTGGTTTTTGGTTTTTGTAGTCCTTTGGAACGGTCCAAGAGAACAGCGGAGATCATTTGGGGAGGACGTAAAGAATCAATAATTCCCGAGTATGAATTGAGGGAGATTGACTTGTACTCATTTCAA GGTCTGTTGAAGAATGAGGGGAAAGAGAGATATGGTTCTGCTTATCGTCAATGGCAGCTGGATGCTGCGAATTTCATCATCGATGGTCATTATCCGGTGAGAGAGCTATGGGAACGTGCTAGGAACTGCTGGACTAAAATCTTAGCACATGATAGCAGGTCCGTTCTTGTGGTTGCTCACAATGCCGTTAATCAGGCTCTTGTTGCTACAGCAATTG GTTTAGGGGTGGAGTATTTTAGATGTTTACTTCAGAGCAATTGTGGTGTAAGTGTGCTGGATTTCATTCCCAGGCCTGAGGGCGGATCTCCGGACATTTGCCTCGATCGCTTAAATCAG ACCCCTGGTTCACCAGTGGCTGGTGGAAAATCTGGAGGCAGAGATACAAATAAGCGGATCATACTTGTTTGTAATGGATCTACGCAGGGAAATACGGAG AATAGTTTTCCCTTTGCTGGTGATCAACCAATGAACATGCTTGGTGTTATACAG TCCCAGAAATCTGCAGAGCTACTTCTTGATTTGAAAGTGAGTTCCATAATTAGCAGTCCTAACAAGGCTTGTTTTGAGACTGCCATGACCATCTCCAAG GTACAAGAAGCTGCAGATTGCTTGGGTGCTGACTGTGTGCCACGCTATGTTGAGTTGAAGCAAATCGGTAACCTAGATGTTGAAACAATCTTTCAGCAATCCAAAATG GATTTATCCAATTTTCCCCCAATTCAGCCTGGATGGTTAAATAGGATTGATGATGGGTTGAGAACAACATTATGGGATCAATCTGGAAAGGCATGGCAATCCTTGTTGGATGAAATATCCGATGAATCGAGCGAAGGAGTCTTGGTAGCGGTTGCTCATCCAGCAATCCACATAGCACTAATGGGGCACTGCCTTAACTTGACCAAGGAATGGTTAGGGTCATTTCATCTAGACGAAGGGAGTGTTAGTGTCCTTGACTTCCCTGATGGCCCTAAAGGAAGAGGTGTCATAAGGTGCATAAATTATACTGCACATTTGGGGAGATGGTCCATCCCTATTACAAGATCAACAGAAGATGGTGAAGAGTTTTAA
- the LOC112736401 gene encoding probable 2-carboxy-D-arabinitol-1-phosphatase isoform X1: protein MVLVLTPSSSSSSVCLLRRSPPRYGAVRCSSSVQEIQKPPGEGLSSDLRASEPLPPLKVAKRVVLVRHGQSTWNAEGRIQGSSNFSVLTKKGESQAETSRQMLIDDNFDACFASPLERSKRTAEIIWGGRKESIIPEYELREIDLYSFQGLLKNEGKERYGSAYRQWQLDAANFIIDGHYPVRELWERARNCWTKILAHDSRSVLVVAHNAVNQALVATAIGLGVEYFRCLLQSNCGVSVLDFIPRPEGGSPDICLDRLNQTPGSPVAGGKSGGRDTNKRIILVCNGSTQGNTENSFPFAGDQPMNMLGVIQSQKSAELLLDLKVSSIISSPNKACFETAMTISKVQEAADCLGADCVPRYVELKQIGNLDVETIFQQSKMDLSNFPPIQPGWLNRIDDGLRTTLWDQSGKAWQSLLDEISDESSEGVLVAVAHPAIHIALMGHCLNLTKEWLGSFHLDEGSVSVLDFPDGPKGRGVIRCINYTAHLGRWSIPITRSTEDGEEF from the exons CGTTCGATGCTCCTCCAGCGTGCAGGAGATACAGAAGCCTCCCGGAGAAGGGCTCAGCTCGGATCTCCGGGCATCGGAGCCTTTGCCTCCGTTAAAGGTAGCGAAGAGGGTTGTTCTGGTGAGGCACGGGCAGAGCACGTGGAATGCAGAGGGGAGGATCCAAGGGAGCTCTAACTTCTCTGTGCTCACCAAAAAGGGCGAGTCTCAGGCGGAGACTTCCCGCCAGATGCTCATTGATGACAACTTCGACGCATGCTTTGCAAG TCCTTTGGAACGGTCCAAGAGAACAGCGGAGATCATTTGGGGAGGACGTAAAGAATCAATAATTCCCGAGTATGAATTGAGGGAGATTGACTTGTACTCATTTCAA GGTCTGTTGAAGAATGAGGGGAAAGAGAGATATGGTTCTGCTTATCGTCAATGGCAGCTGGATGCTGCGAATTTCATCATCGATGGTCATTATCCGGTGAGAGAGCTATGGGAACGTGCTAGGAACTGCTGGACTAAAATCTTAGCACATGATAGCAGGTCCGTTCTTGTGGTTGCTCACAATGCCGTTAATCAGGCTCTTGTTGCTACAGCAATTG GTTTAGGGGTGGAGTATTTTAGATGTTTACTTCAGAGCAATTGTGGTGTAAGTGTGCTGGATTTCATTCCCAGGCCTGAGGGCGGATCTCCGGACATTTGCCTCGATCGCTTAAATCAG ACCCCTGGTTCACCAGTGGCTGGTGGAAAATCTGGAGGCAGAGATACAAATAAGCGGATCATACTTGTTTGTAATGGATCTACGCAGGGAAATACGGAG AATAGTTTTCCCTTTGCTGGTGATCAACCAATGAACATGCTTGGTGTTATACAG TCCCAGAAATCTGCAGAGCTACTTCTTGATTTGAAAGTGAGTTCCATAATTAGCAGTCCTAACAAGGCTTGTTTTGAGACTGCCATGACCATCTCCAAG GTACAAGAAGCTGCAGATTGCTTGGGTGCTGACTGTGTGCCACGCTATGTTGAGTTGAAGCAAATCGGTAACCTAGATGTTGAAACAATCTTTCAGCAATCCAAAATG GATTTATCCAATTTTCCCCCAATTCAGCCTGGATGGTTAAATAGGATTGATGATGGGTTGAGAACAACATTATGGGATCAATCTGGAAAGGCATGGCAATCCTTGTTGGATGAAATATCCGATGAATCGAGCGAAGGAGTCTTGGTAGCGGTTGCTCATCCAGCAATCCACATAGCACTAATGGGGCACTGCCTTAACTTGACCAAGGAATGGTTAGGGTCATTTCATCTAGACGAAGGGAGTGTTAGTGTCCTTGACTTCCCTGATGGCCCTAAAGGAAGAGGTGTCATAAGGTGCATAAATTATACTGCACATTTGGGGAGATGGTCCATCCCTATTACAAGATCAACAGAAGATGGTGAAGAGTTTTAA